The Zalophus californianus isolate mZalCal1 chromosome 7, mZalCal1.pri.v2, whole genome shotgun sequence genome includes a region encoding these proteins:
- the LOC113927441 gene encoding spermine synthase-like isoform X2, translated as MAAARHSTLDFKLGANADGETILKGLRSIFQEQGMTESVHNWQDHGYLATYINKNGSFASLRIHPHGLVLLDLQSYNGDSQGQEVDSLLNKVEERMKELSQDSAVRVKRLPPIIRGGAIDRYWPTADGRLVEYDVDEVVYDEDSPYQNIKILHSKQFGNILILSGDVNLAESDLAYTQAIMGSGKEDYSGKDVLILGGGDGGILCEIVKLKPKMVTMVEIDQMVIDGCEKYLRKTCGNVLDNLKGDCYQVLIEDCIPVLKRYAKEGREFDYVINDLTAVPISTSPEEDSTWEFLRLVLDLSMRVLKQDGKCFTQSNCVNLTEALSLYEEQLGRLYCPVEFSKEIVCVPSYLELWVFYTVWKKAKP; from the coding sequence ATGGCAGCAGCACGGCACAGTACGCTCGACTTCAAGCTCGGCGCCAACGCTGATGGCGAGACCATTCTAAAAGGCCTCCGGTCCATTTTCCAGGAGCAAGGGATGACGGAGTCAGTGCACAACTGGCAAGACCACGGTTATCTAGCGACCTACATCAACAAAAACGGCAGCTTTGCCAGTTTGAGAATTCACCCACATGGATTGGTGTTGTTGGATCTTCAGAGTTACAATGGTGATTCGCAAGGCCAAGAAGTTGACAGTCTTTTgaacaaagtagaagaaagaatgaaagaattgaGTCAGGACAGTGCTGTGCGGGTGAAGCGATTACCACCCATAATTCGAGGAGGAGCTATCGACAGATACTGGCCCACTGCTGATGGTCGCCTGGTTGAGTATGACGTAGATGAAGTGGTGTATGATGAAGATTCACCTTATCAGAACATTAAAATTCTACACTCGAAGCAATTTGGAAATATTCTCATCCTTAGTGGGGACGTTAATCTGGCAGAGAGTGATTTGGCATATACCCAGGCCATCATGGGCAGTGGAAAAGAAGACTACAGTGGCAAAGACGTGCTGATTCTTGGGGGTGGAGACGGGGGCATATTATGTGAAATAGTCAAACTGAAACCAAAGATGGTCACTATGGTAGAGATTGACCAAATGGTGATTGATGGATGTGAGAAATACTTGCGAAAAACATGTGGCAACGTCTTAGACAATCTTAAAGGAGACTGCTATCAGGTTCTAATAGAAGACTGTATTCCAGTACTGAAGAGGTACGCCAAAGAAGGGAGAGAGTTTGATTATGTGATTAATGATTTGACAGCCGTTCCAATCTCCACATCTCCAGAAGAAGATTCCACATGGGAGTTTCTCAGACTGGTTCTTGACCTCTCAATGAGAGTACTGAAACAGGATGGAAAATGCTTTACACAGAGTAACTGTGTCAATCTGACAGAAGCCTTGTCCCTCTATGAAGAACAGCTCGGGCGCCTGTATTGTCCTGTGGAATTCTCAAAGGAGATCGTCTGTGTTCCTTCATACTTGGAATTGTGGGTATTTTACACTGTTTGGAAGAAAGCTAAACCTTGA
- the LOC113927441 gene encoding spermine synthase-like isoform X1 has protein sequence MAAARHSTLDFKLGANADGETILKGLRSIFQEQGMTESVHNWQDHGYLATYINKNGSFRLPPIIRGGAIDRYWPTADGRLVEYDVDEVVYDEDSPYQNIKILHSKQFGNILILSGDVNLAESDLAYTQAIMGSGKEDYSGKDVLILGGGDGGILCEIVKLKPKMVTMVEIDQMVIDGCEKYLRKTCGNVLDNLKGDCYQVLIEDCIPVLKRYAKEGREFDYVINDLTAVPISTSPEEDSTWEFLRLVLDLSMRVLKQDGKCFTQSNCVNLTEALSLYEEQLGRLYCPVEFSKEIVCVPSYLELWVFYTVWKKAKP, from the exons ATGGCAGCAGCACGGCACAGTACGCTCGACTTCAAGCTCGGCGCCAACGCTGATGGCGAGACCATTCTAAAAGGCCTCCGGTCCATTTTCCAGGAGCAAGGGATGACGGAGTCAGTGCACAACTGGCAAGACCACGGTTATCTAGCGACCTACATCAACAAAAACGGCAGCTTT CGATTACCACCCATAATTCGAGGAGGAGCTATCGACAGATACTGGCCCACTGCTGATGGTCGCCTGGTTGAGTATGACGTAGATGAAGTGGTGTATGATGAAGATTCACCTTATCAGAACATTAAAATTCTACACTCGAAGCAATTTGGAAATATTCTCATCCTTAGTGGGGACGTTAATCTGGCAGAGAGTGATTTGGCATATACCCAGGCCATCATGGGCAGTGGAAAAGAAGACTACAGTGGCAAAGACGTGCTGATTCTTGGGGGTGGAGACGGGGGCATATTATGTGAAATAGTCAAACTGAAACCAAAGATGGTCACTATGGTAGAGATTGACCAAATGGTGATTGATGGATGTGAGAAATACTTGCGAAAAACATGTGGCAACGTCTTAGACAATCTTAAAGGAGACTGCTATCAGGTTCTAATAGAAGACTGTATTCCAGTACTGAAGAGGTACGCCAAAGAAGGGAGAGAGTTTGATTATGTGATTAATGATTTGACAGCCGTTCCAATCTCCACATCTCCAGAAGAAGATTCCACATGGGAGTTTCTCAGACTGGTTCTTGACCTCTCAATGAGAGTACTGAAACAGGATGGAAAATGCTTTACACAGAGTAACTGTGTCAATCTGACAGAAGCCTTGTCCCTCTATGAAGAACAGCTCGGGCGCCTGTATTGTCCTGTGGAATTCTCAAAGGAGATCGTCTGTGTTCCTTCATACTTGGAATTGTGGGTATTTTACACTGTTTGGAAGAAAGCTAAACCTTGA